ACCCATCCACTTGTTCCACCGGTTACCGTCGTCTCCCAGAACAGCGGACAAAGTGGAGGGGGTGTGTTCCCGCCTAAGTATATAAAGAACGAGAACAGCGGACACTCCGGACGCGGTGGTTTTATCAACGAAGTGGTCGAACCGTGGTAGTATGCCCCTATTCGAGCGGGACACCGAGATCTATCGGGACCGGGACGCCCTTCGCGAGGACTACCAACCCGAGGAACTCGTGGGGCGTGACGAGGAACTCCGTACCTTCCAGGCTGCGCTACAACCGGTTATCAACGGCGAACAGCCCAACAACATCTTCCTCTACGGGAAGACCGGCGTCGGCAAGACCGCCGCGTCGCGGTACTTACTCGGTCACCTCCGCGAGGACGCGAGCCACTACGACGACATCCACCTCACCGTCGTCTTCCTGAACTGCGACGGACTCACGAGTTCGTATCAGATTGCGACCCGCCTCGTCAACGAGTTCCGGTCGGAGTCGAACCAGATCAGCACGACGGGCTACCCGCTCGGCTCCGTCTACGAGATGCTCTGGCAGGAACTCGACGACTGCGGCGGGACGATAATCATCGTCCTCGACGAAATCGACCACGTCAACGACGACAGCATTCTCTACCAACTTCCGCGAGCGCGGGCCAATGGGAACCTCGACGCGGCGAAGGTCGGACTCATCGGCATCTCCAACGACTTCTCGTTCCGCGACGACCTCTCGCCGAAGGTCAAAAGCTCCCTGTGCGAACAGGAGATTCACTTCCCGGCGTACAACGCCAAGAACCTCCGAGCCATCCTCGAACAGCGCGCGAAAGTGGCGTTCCGCGAGGGCGTCCTCTCCGACGAGGTGATACCGCTCTGTGCCGCTTACGGAGCGAAAGACGCCGGGGACGCCCGCCAATCTATCGACCTGTTGATGAAAGCCGGCGACCTGGCCCGCGACGACGACACCGACCGCATCGAAGAAGAGCACGTCAAACGTGGCCGACGCGCCCTCGAACGCGGCCGCATCAAGGAGGGAATCAACGGACTGACCGAACACGGCCACCTCGTGCTCTACTCGCTTTTGACGCTCGAACTGGAAGACGAGACGCCGATTCGCTCCCGTGACGTTCGCCCCCGCTACACCCGGTTTACCGAACTCGCCAACCGCGACCCGCTCGTCCCGCGGCGGATGCGCGACCACCTCAGCGAGCTCGCGATGCTCGGTATCGTCTCCGTCACCGAGCGAAACGAGGGTCGACGCGGCGGGACGTACCGCGAATACGCCCTCGATATGGACGTCGGACTTATCGTTTCGGCCATGCGCGACACCATCGAACTCGTCGGCGTTCACGAGACGGTCGAACCCTTCCTCGACGGCGACAAAACGAGCACGCTCGACGACTTCATCGAGCAGTAGGTAGGTCGACGCTCAGTACCGCGGACATCGTGGTGTGGCCTCGCATCCGGTTTCGGTGGCACATCCGGTTTCGGTGGAACAGTTCCCCGTGGCGGCGTCGGCACGACTGGTCGTTGACCTGCTCTGCGGAAACGTGGCTCGGTCGGGTGCGCCGACCGCTCGGTTCAGTCCCGACCAGTCGGAACACCACTCTGTCCGCAGTAATCCGGCAACGTTAGCCGACTACTGAAACAGCGGACATCGTGGTGTGACCGTCCGCCCACGACGAGCTATCTCCCCGGTAGCGATGCTCTGTGCGGCTCGTCATCGTCACAACAGCGGACATACTGGTGTTCGATGTCGCGTTTTCACCGTGTAAAATCGACCTGCGGTCTCGGGGCTGTGACAACAGCGGACGCGGCGGTGTTCGCCAGTCGCTTATCTCTTATCTCGGCTTCGTCGTCGATTGTCGCTGGTCAGTCGGCAGTCGACGGACCACGGGTCTCGAACACCGCGTTGTCCGCTGTTTTTCCGATGTCCGGAACGGTTTTACTGTCTCTTCCAGCGCTCGTTTGTCCCGCTCCGCGCCATCACCGTACGGTCTCCCCGGACTCGTTTGCCACGCGTCACTCGTTGCGACGTTCGAGGACGGCATCGACGATTTCTTCGGGGTACTCGGCGGCGACGCGGACGAGCGCGTCGTGGAACTCGCGGCCGGTCAGGTCGCGCACGTCGTGTTCTCGGCGGAGGAGCGACTCGACTTCGAACTCGGCGTCGTCAAGTCGGTCGAGCGTCGCGGTTCGGACGTAGATGCTCTTTGCGGTCGTCGCCTCGAACTCGAACGCCGGGCCGCCCGCCGTCTCCGTCGCCTGCTCCGTGTCGGCGGCGCTTTCCGCGCCGTCTGCCTCGGCGTTCGATTCAGTTGCCTCTTCGGCTTCGTCGCCGTCGTTCCTCTCAGCGACTTCGCTGCCTTCGCCCGCGTCATCGCTCTCGCTCGCTTCGTCTGACTCCGGGTCGGATTCGGCTTTCGAGTCCGGCGCAGAGTCGCCCTCGGACTCTGATTCGACCGCTGGTTCGGGTTCCGACTTCTCGGATTTGTCAGTGGTGCCCTCGTCCGCGGTCTGCTCGTCGTCGGATTCTGCGTCCGGTTCCGACTCGGATTCCATCGCCTCGCCGAGGCCGGCGAATCGGTTCTCCTTAGGCATCGTCGGTCCCTCCGTGCTCGACGATTTCCGCGAGCCGGTCGAGTCGGTCTAACATGTCGTTCGACGGGTCGTACTCTCGGAGGGTCTTCCCGTCGCGCCAGGCGCGACTGAACGCGATTCGGTGTCTGATGCCCGGCCCCTTGGAGTCGGGGTCGTCGAACAGGTCCGAGCGGGCGAACGGCGGGATGAACTGCTCGAAGGGCGAGTCTTCGAGGTCGCGGATGATTCGTTTTTCCTCGTTGTTTCCGGTGAGGTCGTTCGGGACGATAGCGAGGATGTCGAGGTCGACCTCGCGGCGAATCGGGCCGATCTGTTGTTCGAACATCCGTTCGAAGCCGCTCACGCTCGGTTCGCTCATGAGGAGCGGGACGACGACGTTCCCGGTTCCGATGAGCGCCGCGTCGGACAGCGGGCCGAGACTCGGCGGCGAGTCGATGACGATGTAGTCGTAGTCGTCGCCGAGAAGCGGGTCGACGATTCGACGACGGACCCAGAGCATACCGAACGTCGAGTTCCGAACGCGGTCTTCGATGTCGTCGAGGTCGACGTGAGACGGGAGCACGTCGAAGCCCTCGCGGTCGCGTATCACTTCGCGCACGTCGATGGGGTCGTCGTCGGTCAGCACGTCGCCGATGTTCGGCTCCAACGACTCGTAGTCGTCTTTCAGCCCGACGCCCTCGGTCGCGTTCCCCTGCTGGTCGAGGTCCACCAACAGCACGTCGTTCCCCCGCGCGGCGAGTGCGTCGGCGAGGTTGATGGCTATCGTCGTCTTTCCGACCCCGCCCTTCTGGAGGGAGACGCTCACGGCTCGCGACACCTATCTGCCCTCCCGCGGAACGCGATGTTTACAAATTGTACACAGTCTACACTGTGTCTGCTGTTTGGGCGGTGCAAACTCCGTTTGAACTGCGGACTGTGCGGACATCTGGAGGTTCGAACGGACGTTCCGCGGCATGCCACATAATTTTATCCACGACTTTTGAACCGTTGGGACTTCGTCTACATTCCGCACTCTTTATGATTTTTACAATTTCTACAAATTGTAAACGTTCGGCCATCGACGGCCGGTGACTCGCCTCCGT
This genomic stretch from Haloferax volcanii DS2 harbors:
- a CDS encoding orc1/cdc6 family replication initiation protein, whose protein sequence is MPLFERDTEIYRDRDALREDYQPEELVGRDEELRTFQAALQPVINGEQPNNIFLYGKTGVGKTAASRYLLGHLREDASHYDDIHLTVVFLNCDGLTSSYQIATRLVNEFRSESNQISTTGYPLGSVYEMLWQELDDCGGTIIIVLDEIDHVNDDSILYQLPRARANGNLDAAKVGLIGISNDFSFRDDLSPKVKSSLCEQEIHFPAYNAKNLRAILEQRAKVAFREGVLSDEVIPLCAAYGAKDAGDARQSIDLLMKAGDLARDDDTDRIEEEHVKRGRRALERGRIKEGINGLTEHGHLVLYSLLTLELEDETPIRSRDVRPRYTRFTELANRDPLVPRRMRDHLSELAMLGIVSVTERNEGRRGGTYREYALDMDVGLIVSAMRDTIELVGVHETVEPFLDGDKTSTLDDFIEQ
- a CDS encoding ParA family protein, which encodes MSRAVSVSLQKGGVGKTTIAINLADALAARGNDVLLVDLDQQGNATEGVGLKDDYESLEPNIGDVLTDDDPIDVREVIRDREGFDVLPSHVDLDDIEDRVRNSTFGMLWVRRRIVDPLLGDDYDYIVIDSPPSLGPLSDAALIGTGNVVVPLLMSEPSVSGFERMFEQQIGPIRREVDLDILAIVPNDLTGNNEEKRIIRDLEDSPFEQFIPPFARSDLFDDPDSKGPGIRHRIAFSRAWRDGKTLREYDPSNDMLDRLDRLAEIVEHGGTDDA